A window of Haliscomenobacter hydrossis DSM 1100 contains these coding sequences:
- a CDS encoding protoglobin domain-containing protein, translated as MTSPIKGYDYGASSLAQSPLELRDLQLLKQTLLWSEVDEQALKLAGEVLENQTDDVLDLWYGYVGSNTHLLRYFAHNEVPNPDYLAAVRKRFGLWIMDLCNRPYDQDWLDYQYEIALRHHSTKKNLTDGVQAEPMIHFRYIVAFIFPITYTIKGFLAKKGHSIDQVEVMYSAWFKAVTLTALLWCQPYVNTGEF; from the coding sequence ATGACTTCGCCAATCAAAGGTTATGACTATGGGGCCAGTAGCTTGGCTCAATCACCCTTGGAATTACGGGATCTCCAATTATTAAAACAGACCCTGCTGTGGTCTGAGGTAGATGAACAAGCCTTAAAACTAGCAGGAGAGGTGTTGGAAAACCAAACGGATGATGTACTAGATTTGTGGTACGGGTATGTTGGAAGCAATACCCATTTGCTGAGGTATTTTGCCCACAATGAAGTGCCCAATCCAGATTACCTGGCGGCAGTGCGCAAGCGTTTTGGACTTTGGATAATGGATCTCTGCAATCGGCCATATGACCAAGACTGGCTAGACTACCAATATGAGATCGCACTTCGCCATCATTCTACCAAAAAGAACCTTACAGATGGGGTTCAAGCTGAACCGATGATTCATTTTCGATACATCGTCGCCTTTATTTTTCCGATTACCTATACCATCAAAGGATTTTTGGCAAAAAAAGGACACAGTATCGATCAAGTAGAAGTGATGTACAGCGCTTGGTTCAAAGCCGTTA